A stretch of the Natranaerovirga pectinivora genome encodes the following:
- a CDS encoding helix-turn-helix transcriptional regulator encodes MNRLFEIVYVLLSKGRVTAKELSERFEVSQRTIYRDIDALSIAGIPVYTEKGKGGGISLLPEFTLSQSLLTEQEQEEIISALQALEAVKPKETTKALTKLSAVFSRKAVNWIDVDFSDWSRGDNKLFSKLKTAIFDKIVVVFDYYSTKGEKTNRNVEPIQLFFKHRAWYLKGFCLSRLDIRLFKLTRMENLILTELGFTERNFSTILFESSQDEKNNNYIKLEVKILSEMAYRVYDEFEPQNIKKLMDGNFIATVVFPEDGWVYGYIMSFGEYIEVLEPLHIREIIQEKLDKALKKYI; translated from the coding sequence ATGAACCGGCTTTTTGAAATTGTATACGTGCTATTGAGTAAAGGTAGAGTGACAGCAAAAGAGCTGTCAGAGCGCTTCGAAGTATCTCAACGAACTATTTACAGAGATATAGATGCGCTTAGCATCGCAGGCATTCCTGTATATACTGAGAAGGGCAAAGGCGGTGGCATTAGTCTGCTTCCTGAATTTACTTTGAGTCAATCTCTTTTAACTGAACAAGAACAGGAAGAGATTATTTCTGCCCTACAAGCGTTAGAAGCAGTTAAACCCAAAGAAACGACTAAGGCTTTAACAAAACTATCAGCTGTTTTTAGTAGAAAGGCTGTCAATTGGATTGATGTGGATTTTTCCGATTGGAGTCGTGGAGACAATAAATTATTTAGTAAACTTAAGACAGCGATATTTGATAAAATTGTTGTAGTATTCGATTATTATAGTACAAAGGGAGAAAAAACAAACCGAAATGTTGAACCCATACAGTTGTTTTTCAAGCATCGGGCGTGGTATTTAAAAGGCTTTTGTCTTTCTCGGCTTGATATACGATTGTTCAAGCTGACAAGGATGGAAAACTTAATACTTACTGAGCTGGGTTTCACTGAAAGAAATTTTTCGACTATCCTATTTGAATCTTCACAGGATGAAAAAAATAATAACTATATAAAGTTGGAAGTTAAAATTTTATCAGAAATGGCTTATCGAGTTTATGACGAGTTCGAACCTCAGAATATAAAAAAGCTAATGGATGGCAATTTCATTGCAACTGTTGTTTTTCCAGAGGATGGATGGGTGTACGGTTATATTATGTCATTTGGAGAATATATTGAGGTGCTTGAGCCTCTGCATATAAGAGAGATTATTCAAGAAAAATTGGATAAAGCTTTAAAAAAATATATTTAA
- the mgtE gene encoding magnesium transporter, producing the protein MVHKNKILNFILNSTFETILDQIDEIHPVDFLEALAEFEEDPLLILTKLPDEYVGHLLDYAEDDEKFKLLSLFSEKRKGQIVSEMSSDELVDLLGSLDEEDKISIINNMNVDVVEEVKELLSYDPESAGGIMATEFIAIKESFTVNQTIEYLRTTAPGSETPYYIYVVDDFDVLKGVVPLREIIISDPNTLVKDIMIENIISAPVDMDQEEVGHIFEKYGFMAVPVVDHKGVILGIVTVDDVMEIMKEEYTEDMFRLAGLDEEEKISGSVSSAIKSRLPWLLVNLVTAILAAATVSLFENTIAQIVALATFMPIVAGMGGNAGTQTLTMIIRGIALGELSYENQKEILHKEICIGLINGLCLGLVVACLGYFWVGSFAFGFVIGLAMFLNLVVATVSGYYVPVILKKIGVDPALASAVFVTTVTDVLGFFFFLGLATIMITFLI; encoded by the coding sequence ATGGTCCATAAAAATAAGATACTTAATTTTATACTCAACAGTACATTTGAAACAATTCTCGATCAAATTGATGAAATTCATCCAGTTGACTTTTTAGAAGCCCTTGCTGAATTTGAAGAAGACCCTTTACTCATACTTACCAAATTACCAGATGAGTACGTAGGGCATTTACTTGACTATGCTGAAGACGATGAAAAGTTTAAATTGCTTTCACTTTTTTCAGAAAAGAGAAAAGGTCAAATCGTTTCAGAGATGTCATCTGATGAGCTTGTAGATTTACTAGGCAGTCTTGATGAAGAAGACAAAATTAGCATCATCAACAATATGAACGTTGATGTTGTTGAAGAAGTGAAAGAGCTGCTCTCCTACGACCCTGAATCAGCAGGAGGGATAATGGCTACTGAGTTTATAGCCATTAAGGAATCATTTACAGTTAATCAAACCATAGAGTATTTACGAACTACGGCTCCTGGCTCAGAAACACCATATTATATCTATGTGGTTGATGATTTTGATGTATTAAAAGGAGTTGTTCCATTAAGAGAGATTATAATTTCTGATCCAAACACACTGGTAAAAGACATTATGATAGAAAATATAATAAGTGCACCCGTTGATATGGATCAAGAAGAGGTCGGTCATATTTTTGAAAAATACGGCTTTATGGCAGTGCCTGTAGTGGATCATAAAGGTGTGATATTAGGTATTGTAACCGTTGACGACGTGATGGAAATCATGAAAGAAGAATACACAGAAGATATGTTCAGACTTGCTGGACTTGATGAAGAAGAAAAAATCTCTGGATCTGTTTCAAGCGCTATTAAATCCCGTTTACCATGGTTGCTGGTTAACTTAGTCACAGCAATACTTGCAGCTGCAACCGTAAGTCTATTTGAAAATACCATTGCACAAATAGTTGCCCTTGCTACATTTATGCCTATTGTGGCTGGAATGGGAGGAAATGCTGGGACGCAGACACTTACCATGATTATCAGAGGTATTGCTTTAGGAGAATTAAGCTATGAAAACCAAAAGGAAATATTACATAAAGAAATCTGTATTGGCTTAATCAATGGATTATGTCTTGGTCTTGTGGTTGCTTGTCTAGGGTATTTCTGGGTGGGTAGTTTTGCTTTTGGGTTTGTCATTGGTCTAGCGATGTTTTTAAACCTAGTTGTTGCTACTGTGTCGGGTTATTATGTTCCAGTTATACTAAAAAAAATTGGTGTTGACCCAGCATTAGCATCAGCTGTATTTGTTACAACGGTCACAGATGTTTTAGGCTTTTTCTTTTTCTTAGGTCTCGCTACCATTATGATTACTTTTTTAATTTAA
- a CDS encoding FAD-dependent oxidoreductase, whose amino-acid sequence MNLLKDILPIFKKYQITFKEKYREVGDIYTFIFESEEQINWKAGQHGICTINHVKINKPTRAFSIASIPSEGHIKISMRISENPSEYKQALLNLQPGMKISMRGPIGSFYTENQKPLLFIAGGIGITPYRALIKNLLLKSVQMSNDVQLLYMDSREEFIYREELEEAGRLSAINTKYLNKREALNEEIEKFIAKHNNEGEYFIVGTKSMVNPIKALLKSKGIKKKNIKKDTFFGY is encoded by the coding sequence ATGAATCTATTAAAAGACATTTTACCTATATTTAAAAAATATCAAATTACTTTTAAAGAAAAATATAGAGAAGTTGGTGACATTTATACCTTTATATTCGAATCAGAAGAACAAATTAATTGGAAGGCTGGTCAGCATGGGATATGCACAATAAATCATGTAAAGATTAATAAACCTACACGGGCTTTTAGTATAGCGTCCATACCATCTGAAGGACATATAAAGATTTCCATGAGAATAAGTGAAAATCCAAGTGAATATAAACAAGCGTTATTAAATCTTCAGCCAGGAATGAAAATATCCATGAGAGGGCCAATTGGATCCTTTTATACTGAAAATCAAAAACCACTATTGTTTATTGCGGGAGGCATAGGTATAACCCCTTATAGAGCTTTAATAAAAAATCTATTATTGAAATCTGTTCAAATGTCTAATGATGTTCAATTGCTTTACATGGACAGTCGAGAAGAGTTTATATATAGAGAGGAACTAGAGGAAGCTGGTAGATTATCCGCCATCAACACTAAGTATTTAAACAAACGTGAAGCTTTAAATGAAGAAATAGAAAAGTTTATAGCTAAGCATAATAATGAAGGGGAATACTTTATTGTTGGGACAAAATCTATGGTTAATCCCATAAAAGCTTTATTGAAAAGCAAAGGGATTAAGAAAAAGAATATAAAAAAAGATACATTTTTTGGCTACTAA
- a CDS encoding winged helix-turn-helix transcriptional regulator, with product MNNDTNCDVGFTSDNIYETKCPLIYALEIIGKKWKLPIMWYLFENEFTRYNELKRKVKGITSMMLTKALKELEEHNLIVRIQYEAIPPKVEYALTERGKALLPALNELSKWGGEQLKLDRLKSSCE from the coding sequence ATGAATAATGATACGAATTGTGATGTGGGATTCACTAGTGATAATATATATGAGACAAAATGTCCACTTATATATGCATTAGAAATTATTGGAAAAAAGTGGAAACTACCTATTATGTGGTACTTATTTGAAAATGAATTTACTAGATATAATGAATTGAAGCGAAAAGTTAAAGGTATTACTAGTATGATGCTTACAAAAGCTTTAAAAGAATTAGAAGAACATAATCTTATTGTTAGAATCCAATATGAAGCGATTCCTCCTAAAGTTGAATATGCTCTAACAGAAAGAGGTAAAGCACTACTTCCTGCATTGAACGAATTGTCAAAGTGGGGAGGAGAACAACTTAAACTTGATAGGTTGAAATCAAGTTGTGAATAG
- a CDS encoding zinc ribbon domain-containing protein, whose product MEEKYCQSCAMPMRDTDEMYGTNLDGTKNEDYCKYCYMEGAFTSDISTEKMIEVCVPHMVSANSGMSEDKARNIMKEFFPTLKRWKIG is encoded by the coding sequence ATGGAAGAAAAGTATTGTCAATCTTGTGCTATGCCAATGAGAGATACAGATGAAATGTATGGAACAAATTTAGATGGAACCAAGAATGAAGATTACTGTAAGTATTGTTACATGGAGGGGGCATTTACATCAGACATTTCTACGGAAAAAATGATCGAAGTTTGTGTTCCACACATGGTTTCTGCAAATTCTGGCATGAGTGAGGATAAAGCCAGAAATATTATGAAGGAATTCTTCCCCACATTAAAACGCTGGAAAATAGGATAA
- a CDS encoding flavodoxin family protein, whose product MKVYAINGSPRKSKNTATLLQKSLDGVKESAKGNEIETEIINLYDLNYTGCKSCFACKKLGGASYGKCALKDDLQEVLEKVSEANGIIFGSPIYFGTITGQLQSFLERLIFPYLVYDKNYSSIAPKKMPTAFIYTMNAPEEAMSQIGYLTTFNNIESSIEHIFTKPLVMYSNSTYQFDDYSKYKADAFSEEERAEHRKVQFPLDCQKAFELGANLIK is encoded by the coding sequence ATGAAAGTTTATGCTATTAATGGAAGTCCAAGAAAAAGTAAAAATACAGCTACATTACTTCAAAAATCTTTAGATGGAGTAAAAGAATCAGCAAAAGGTAATGAAATTGAAACTGAAATCATTAACTTATATGATTTAAACTATACTGGGTGCAAAAGCTGCTTTGCCTGTAAAAAACTTGGCGGTGCAAGTTATGGAAAATGTGCTCTAAAAGATGATCTTCAGGAAGTTTTAGAAAAGGTATCTGAGGCTAACGGTATTATTTTTGGTTCTCCAATATATTTTGGTACTATAACAGGTCAATTACAATCATTTTTAGAAAGACTAATATTTCCTTATTTGGTATATGATAAAAACTATTCTTCCATTGCACCAAAGAAGATGCCAACAGCATTCATTTATACAATGAATGCCCCAGAAGAAGCAATGAGTCAAATTGGTTATTTAACTACCTTCAATAACATTGAGTCTTCTATTGAACATATATTTACAAAACCACTAGTTATGTATTCTAATAGCACTTATCAATTTGATGATTATTCAAAATATAAAGCTGACGCATTCTCTGAAGAAGAAAGGGCAGAGCATAGAAAAGTACAATTTCCTTTAGATTGTCAAAAAGCATTTGAACTAGGTGCAAATTTAATAAAGTAA
- a CDS encoding SDR family oxidoreductase: MKVLITGASGNVGRYVVKELLSKGETVVAAGTNTEKLKKIFGETVDVVNFDFADEKTYEKALEEVDRVFLMRPPHLGKPEDLYPFIDALKSHNIKLVSFLSLMGVEKNTIPPHHKIEKYIEKLGIPYAHIRPGFFMQNVSGIHSVEIKENNEIFIPAGKSKSSFIDAADIGLSVATLLHESEKYKNTAHTITGAESLDYYNIAKILSEVTGKKIIYKKPGFLNYRSYYIKKRGLDKNYVNVTVALYFMTRMGTAKMVTNEFYHLTGRKPRTFLEFASENVNCFV, translated from the coding sequence ATGAAAGTATTGATAACTGGAGCATCGGGGAATGTAGGAAGATATGTGGTAAAAGAGTTATTGAGTAAGGGGGAAACTGTAGTTGCAGCAGGAACTAATACTGAGAAATTAAAGAAAATTTTTGGAGAAACTGTTGATGTCGTTAACTTTGACTTTGCAGATGAAAAAACATATGAAAAAGCACTAGAAGAAGTAGATCGTGTATTTTTAATGAGGCCGCCCCATCTTGGGAAACCAGAGGATCTCTACCCTTTTATTGACGCTTTGAAATCGCATAATATAAAATTGGTTTCTTTCTTATCTTTAATGGGTGTTGAAAAGAATACCATACCGCCTCATCATAAGATTGAGAAATATATTGAAAAATTAGGTATTCCATATGCTCATATTAGGCCAGGATTTTTTATGCAAAATGTATCTGGGATTCACTCAGTAGAGATAAAAGAGAATAATGAAATATTTATTCCAGCTGGTAAGAGTAAATCAAGCTTTATTGATGCAGCAGACATTGGGCTATCAGTAGCAACATTGTTACATGAGTCAGAAAAATACAAAAACACAGCTCACACCATAACTGGAGCAGAGTCGTTAGATTATTATAACATAGCAAAAATTTTAAGCGAGGTTACTGGGAAGAAAATAATATATAAAAAACCTGGCTTTTTAAATTATAGAAGTTACTACATTAAGAAAAGGGGACTAGACAAAAATTATGTAAACGTAACCGTAGCCCTTTACTTTATGACGAGAATGGGGACTGCTAAAATGGTAACCAATGAGTTCTACCATCTTACAGGGCGAAAACCTCGAACTTTTCTCGAGTTTGCAAGTGAAAATGTTAATTGTTTCGTTTAG
- a CDS encoding N-acetyltransferase: protein MCDNYINLEMNNIAEKHLCCAISDKKHQIGVDVKRSWLAERISEGHVFRKLDAKGKVFIEYAPLETAWVPVNGENYIYIYCFWVSGSFKSKGHGKKLLEYCIEDAKRHKKSGICVISSKKKTPFLTDKKYMQNYGFEVVDAIGDYELLALSFDDAKPIFTDNARKQAIDDKDLTIYYSKQCPYIPNCIEQVELFCQDNNIPLNLIEVDNLEKAKSVPGVFNNYAVFYKGKFKTIHLLNEGYLKKKILM from the coding sequence ATGTGTGATAACTATATTAACTTGGAAATGAATAACATTGCTGAAAAACATTTGTGCTGTGCAATTTCTGACAAGAAACATCAGATTGGTGTTGATGTGAAGCGATCTTGGTTAGCTGAAAGGATATCTGAAGGACATGTTTTTAGAAAACTTGATGCTAAAGGAAAGGTTTTTATAGAATACGCGCCATTGGAAACTGCTTGGGTTCCTGTTAATGGTGAAAACTATATTTATATATATTGTTTTTGGGTATCAGGTAGTTTCAAGAGTAAGGGACATGGGAAAAAATTGTTAGAGTATTGCATTGAAGATGCGAAGAGGCATAAGAAATCAGGCATTTGCGTCATTAGTTCAAAGAAAAAAACACCTTTCCTTACAGACAAAAAATATATGCAAAACTATGGATTTGAAGTAGTAGATGCAATTGGAGATTATGAGCTATTGGCGTTATCATTTGATGACGCAAAACCTATTTTTACTGATAATGCTCGAAAGCAAGCAATTGATGATAAAGACCTTACAATTTATTACTCAAAGCAATGTCCATATATTCCTAATTGTATAGAGCAGGTTGAACTATTTTGCCAAGATAATAATATCCCATTAAACCTGATTGAAGTAGATAATTTAGAAAAAGCTAAATCTGTCCCAGGTGTATTTAATAATTATGCAGTTTTTTATAAAGGAAAATTTAAAACTATACATTTACTAAATGAAGGATATTTGAAAAAGAAGATTTTGATGTAA
- a CDS encoding MarR family winged helix-turn-helix transcriptional regulator, whose protein sequence is MQENITLAAEEIAMFCRLHMNVKKGLPIRSSEMGVLIYIQKQNEAVTPLMISNFFQIAKPSVTTMVNELIKKNYLTKMPSATDGRSYTVSITDKGQELVASTHYEYFKSIELLKEQMGVEDFDTFLRLIQNANEILKGAKNQ, encoded by the coding sequence ATGCAGGAAAATATCACCCTAGCAGCAGAAGAAATAGCTATGTTCTGTAGATTACATATGAACGTAAAAAAAGGATTGCCTATTAGATCTAGTGAGATGGGTGTGCTTATTTACATACAAAAGCAAAATGAAGCTGTTACGCCATTAATGATAAGCAATTTTTTTCAGATTGCTAAACCTTCCGTGACGACAATGGTTAATGAGCTAATTAAAAAGAATTATTTAACCAAAATGCCGTCGGCCACAGATGGGAGAAGTTATACTGTATCTATTACTGACAAAGGGCAAGAGCTAGTGGCATCAACACATTATGAATATTTTAAATCCATAGAACTACTTAAGGAGCAAATGGGAGTCGAGGATTTTGATACATTTCTTAGATTAATACAGAATGCAAATGAAATACTTAAGGGGGCTAAAAATCAATGA
- a CDS encoding virulence RhuM family protein — MENKTDILIYQLEDGKTKIDVRIENETVWMTQKAIAELYQTTSQNITLHIKNIYEEGELEENSTCKNYLQVQTEGNRTVQRNSRHYNLEMIIAIGYRVRSSRGTQFRRWATERLNEYLVKGFTIDDERLKGMRNIGDDYFDELLERIRDIRASEKRFYKKITDIYALSMDYDAKSEAAKKFFATVQNKLHFAIHGHTAAELIEQRADALKDNMGLTTWKGEKVRKGDITVAKNYLTEKEIKSLNRIVTMYLDYAEDQAERRNPMYMKDWEEKLNAFLKFNERDILTGAGSISQEVAKELAEKEYEKFNQKRLNAPKKDDFDVYLEEHEWTYKK; from the coding sequence GTGGAGAATAAAACAGATATTCTTATTTATCAATTGGAAGACGGAAAAACTAAAATTGATGTAAGAATTGAAAATGAAACGGTATGGATGACACAAAAAGCCATTGCCGAGCTTTATCAAACAACTTCTCAAAATATAACACTTCACATAAAAAACATTTATGAAGAAGGTGAATTAGAGGAAAATTCAACTTGTAAGAATTACTTACAAGTTCAAACTGAAGGAAATAGAACGGTGCAGAGAAATTCACGTCACTATAACCTTGAAATGATTATTGCTATAGGTTACCGTGTACGCTCTAGTCGAGGTACACAATTCAGACGTTGGGCAACGGAAAGATTAAATGAATACTTAGTCAAAGGCTTTACCATAGATGATGAACGCCTTAAGGGTATGCGTAATATCGGTGATGATTACTTTGATGAGCTTTTAGAACGTATTCGTGATATTAGAGCATCAGAAAAAAGGTTTTATAAGAAAATCACGGATATCTATGCCTTATCTATGGATTATGATGCTAAATCAGAAGCTGCAAAGAAATTCTTTGCGACGGTTCAAAACAAACTTCATTTTGCCATTCATGGTCATACAGCAGCAGAATTAATTGAACAAAGAGCTGATGCATTAAAAGATAATATGGGTCTTACCACTTGGAAGGGTGAGAAGGTCCGTAAAGGGGATATCACTGTTGCCAAGAATTATTTAACGGAAAAAGAAATAAAATCCCTCAACCGTATTGTAACCATGTATCTAGATTATGCAGAAGATCAGGCTGAAAGACGTAACCCAATGTATATGAAGGATTGGGAAGAAAAGCTTAATGCCTTTCTAAAATTTAATGAGAGGGATATACTTACTGGCGCAGGTTCTATCTCTCAAGAAGTAGCTAAGGAACTTGCTGAAAAAGAATATGAGAAGTTTAATCAAAAGCGTTTAAATGCTCCTAAAAAAGATGACTTTGATGTATATTTAGAAGAGCATGAATGGACATATAAAAAATAA
- a CDS encoding alpha/beta hydrolase: MRVKFSMIDKDLRTTGRIIKIANNTFTESRFRLMHKLSRKNNIKIKDNTIQFTEEWILRKDGSKMRICIFRPLIPKEGVPGVLWIHGGGYAIGSPEVSKIYAKKFIEASNCVFIAPDYRLSIESPYPAALEDSYETLLWMKSHAKELGISDNQLMVGGDSAGGGLTAALTLYARDKGEVNIAFQMPLYPMIDDRMITESAKGNNAPVWNSKSNFNGWKLYLGNLFGTSNVPCYAAAARSEDYSNLPPTVTFVGDLEPFRDETIQYVENLRKAGIPVEFQIFNGCYHGFDQICPKAEITQKALEFLVNSFEYALEHYFAEQNINQEAGNRSEIKD, encoded by the coding sequence ATGAGAGTAAAGTTTAGTATGATTGATAAAGACTTAAGAACTACTGGAAGGATAATTAAGATAGCTAACAATACTTTTACTGAATCAAGATTTCGGCTAATGCACAAATTAAGTCGAAAAAACAATATTAAAATAAAAGATAATACGATACAATTCACTGAAGAGTGGATTCTCCGTAAAGATGGATCAAAGATGCGTATTTGCATATTTAGGCCTTTAATTCCTAAAGAAGGTGTTCCAGGAGTCCTGTGGATACACGGAGGAGGCTATGCGATTGGATCTCCCGAGGTTTCAAAGATTTATGCAAAAAAATTTATAGAAGCAAGTAATTGCGTGTTTATAGCTCCTGATTATCGTTTATCTATCGAATCACCATATCCAGCTGCTCTGGAAGATAGCTACGAAACACTTTTATGGATGAAAAGCCATGCAAAAGAATTAGGAATCAGTGACAACCAGCTTATGGTTGGTGGTGATAGTGCAGGCGGTGGATTAACGGCTGCTCTTACTCTCTACGCAAGAGATAAGGGTGAAGTGAATATTGCTTTTCAGATGCCATTGTACCCAATGATTGACGATAGGATGATAACAGAATCAGCAAAAGGCAATAACGCTCCTGTTTGGAATTCTAAATCTAACTTTAATGGTTGGAAACTATATCTTGGCAATCTATTTGGCACCTCAAATGTGCCTTGCTATGCTGCTGCTGCAAGATCAGAGGACTACAGCAATCTTCCACCAACAGTTACCTTTGTCGGAGATTTAGAACCTTTTAGAGATGAAACCATTCAATATGTAGAAAACTTAAGAAAAGCTGGAATTCCAGTTGAGTTTCAAATATTTAATGGGTGTTATCACGGTTTTGATCAAATATGTCCCAAAGCGGAGATAACACAAAAGGCACTTGAATTTCTTGTTAATTCTTTTGAGTATGCACTAGAACATTATTTTGCAGAACAAAATATCAATCAAGAAGCAGGAAATAGATCTGAGATTAAGGACTGA
- the msrB gene encoding peptide-methionine (R)-S-oxide reductase MsrB codes for MNKNEEFTNENKWKIEKDIQQLKEKLTPLQYEVTQNNATEKPFQNEFYDKDEEGIYVDIVSGEPLFSSKDKYNSGCGWPSFTQPINRYHIVDKMDKNYGMIRTEVRSKYGDSHLGHVFNDGPREEGGLRYCINSAALRFIPKSQLKKEGYGEYEGIFEEFTRR; via the coding sequence ATGAATAAAAATGAAGAGTTTACAAATGAAAATAAGTGGAAAATAGAAAAAGACATCCAACAACTAAAGGAAAAACTCACACCACTACAATATGAAGTTACACAAAATAATGCCACAGAGAAGCCATTTCAGAACGAATTTTATGATAAGGATGAGGAGGGCATTTATGTGGATATTGTTTCAGGTGAACCACTATTTAGCTCAAAAGATAAATATAATTCTGGATGCGGCTGGCCAAGTTTTACACAACCTATTAACCGTTATCATATTGTTGATAAAATGGATAAGAATTATGGTATGATTCGAACGGAAGTACGTAGTAAGTATGGTGATTCTCATCTTGGTCATGTGTTCAATGATGGACCAAGGGAAGAGGGAGGCCTTAGATATTGTATTAATTCAGCTGCATTACGTTTCATTCCCAAAAGCCAGTTAAAAAAAGAAGGATACGGTGAGTATGAAGGAATTTTTGAGGAATTTACTAGGAGGTAA